A genomic segment from Nicotiana tabacum cultivar K326 chromosome 7, ASM71507v2, whole genome shotgun sequence encodes:
- the LOC107759796 gene encoding putative late blight resistance protein homolog R1B-16 isoform X1 produces MSFNNREGGKNKFLYRDNMGIKKKSSRRETKLIDMESIQGGERSLAHATASTKHSLPSMEEEVVGFEDDAKSIIQQLTGGTKELDIISIVGMPGLGKTTLARKVFNYFIDNRYFDVRAWCSISKEYSSTKVFSEILKQVIGSMNGIRDEDIPHELRKSLMRKRYLIVLDDIWEVKAWEELRLSFPHGEDGSRVVVTTRDEQVVRQLKLHSNPYFLRFLTVDESWELLQKKVFQGEICPQELLEAGLRVAKNCKGLPLVIVLIAGIISKKRQASLWFKVANDLSSHALEEQSMKIIESSYDHLEDHLKACLLYMGLFPEDYNFPVSILLKLWIAENFVQNSDTDNLEEASKNFLNDLANKSLVMVSKRRDNGQIKYCTLHDVVREFCWRKLAKEKFMQLIIPYNPDQSLGATEPRLCMYVHNDLVKQLVEHEYSLDKIPMLAELSEVGSFAQCHGRSLEFIAHPKLYKWDLSLTNHVLLLDCIRLIRVLDLLNVYLEGRFWARAMQAVTHLRYLAIHTQQFRFPWVSHLLDLQTLRVGWQPISLGSKISPAGLWKMQKLRHVDIKEIKFAWEENDRAIFEESSQTVLPNLKSFGKCCIYLADMTPEFWWRFPNIEQLKLHIFEPKYRDFSTPEFDMPNLEELPLQSLEVGFSDMPETHDFGIGRGSCLVFPSNLKDLSIHSIILTEKIVLNIARLRNLERLKLRRILFKDKDIRCWDVGDYKFPALKYLILRGVHMTEWRSSEASFPVLEKLVIRRCEYLQEIPSSFADIQTLKLIRLRGCMKSVEDSALNIKKEVEDITGCDSLQVQVDFKNMPHGRKDHDLLIFKNYVV; encoded by the exons ATGTCTTTCAACAACAGGGAAGGGGGAAAGAATAAGTTTCTGTACAGGGACAACATGGGAATCAAGAAGAAAAG CAGCCGAAGAGAGACAAAGCTAATTGACATGGAGAGCATTCAGGGTGGTGAAAGATCTCTTGCTCATGCAACTGCTTCTACCAAACATAGTCTTCCATCAATGGAAGAGGAAGtagttggttttgaggatgatgCAAAAAGCATAATTCAACAATTGACTGGAGGAACAAAGGAACTAGACATTATCTCGATTGTTGGAATGCCAGGACTCGGCAAAACCACTTTGGCTAGAAAGgtgtttaattattttattgataATAGATACTTTGACGTTAGAGCATGGTGCTCTATTTCAAAAGAATATAGCTCGACGAAGGTGTTCTCTGAGATTCTTAAACAAGTCATAGGCAGTATGAATGGTATAAGAGATGAAGACATACCTCACGAGTTGCGAAAGAGTCTAATGCGCAAGAGATACCTCATCGTGTTAGACGATATATGGGAAGTTAAGGCATGGGAAGAGTTGCGATTATCTTTCCCACATGGTGAAGATGGAAGCAGAGTAGTGGTAACAACTCGAGATGAACAAGTGGTTAGGCAGCTTAAGCTCCACAGCAATCCATATTTTCTTCGATTTCTCACGGTGGATGAGAGCTGGGAATTACTCCAGAAGAAAGTTTTTCAAGGAGAAATCTGTCCACAAGAGTTACTCGAAGCAGGATTACGAGTTGCCAAAAACTGTAAAGGATTACCACTTGTGATTGTTTTGATTGCTGGAATTATTTCAAAGAAAAGGCAAGCCTCTTTGTGGTTTAAGGTCGCAAATGATTTAAGTTCCCATGCTTTAGAAGAGCAAAGCATGAAGATAATAGAATCAAGTTACGACCATCTGGAAGATCACTTAAAGGCTTGCCTTCTTTACATGGGATTGTTTCCAGAAGACTACAATTTTCCAGTTTCTATTTTACTTAAGTTGTGGATAGCTGAAAATTTTGTACAGAATTCGGATACAGATAACTTGGAGGAAGCATCTAAAAATTTCTTGAATGATCTAGCGAACAAAAGCCTTGTAATGGTTTCTAAAAGGAGAGATAATGGTCAGATAAAGTACTGCACTCTTCATGATGTAGTGCGTGAGTTTTGCTGGAGAAAACTTGCAAAAGAAAAGTTTATGCAGCTCATAATCCCATATAATCCAGACCAATCTTTAGGTGCAACGGAACCTCGGTTATGCATGTATGTTCATAACGATCTGGTCAAGCAGTTGGTGGAGCATGAATATTCATTGGATAAAATTCCAATGTTGGCGGAGTTGAGTGAAGTAGGATCATTTGCTCAATGTCATGGTAGGTCTCTTGAGTTCATTGCTCATCCAAAACTCTATAAATGGGACCTGAGTTTGACAAATCATGTCCTTTTACTTGATTGCATTAGACTTATTCGGGTGTTGGATTTGTTGAATGTCTACTTGGAGGGACGTTTTTGGGCTAGGGCAATGCAAGCAGTAACTCACTTGAGGTATCTTGCAATTCATACCCAACAATTTCGTTTCCCGTGGGTATCACACCTACTCGATCTACAAACTTTGCGGGTGGGGTGGCAACCTATTTCATTAGGAAGTAAGATATCCCCTGCTGGTCTTTGGAAAATGCAGAAGCTAAGGCATGTGGATATCAAGGAAATTAAATTCGCATGGGAAGAGAATGATCGAGCAATTTTCGAAGAATCTTCACAAACTGTGTTACCGAACTTGAAGTCTTTCGGGAAATGCTGTATATATTTGGCTGATATGACTCCGGAGTTCTGGTGGAGATTTCCAAATATTGAACAACTCAAGCTCCACATTTTTGAACCTAAATATCGTGACTTCTCCACACCAGAATTTGATATGCCAAATCTTGAAGAACTCCCACTTCAATCTCTCGAAGTGGGCTTCTCAGACATGCCAGAGACGCATGACTTTGGAATCGGAAGGGGCAGCTGTCTTGTTTTCCCCTCAAATCTAAAGGATTTGTCCATTCATAGCATTATCCTAACAGAAAAAATTGTTTTAAATATTGCAAGACTGCGAAATCTTGAGAGACTCAAACTACGTCGAATACTCTTCAAGGATAAAGATATCAGATGTTGGGATGTAGGTGATTACAAGTTCCCAGCACTCAAATATTTGATCTTAAGGGGTGTTCATATGACCGAATGGCGCTCCTCAGAGGCATCCTTTCCCGTGCTTGAGAAACTGGTTATACGTCGTTGTGAGTATCTTCAAGAGATCCCGTCTAGCTTCGCGGATATCCAAACACTGAAGTTGATCAGATTGAGGGGCTGCATGAAGTCAGTTGAGGATTCAGCCCTAAACATTAAAAAAGAAGTAGAAGATATCACAGGATGTGACTCTCTCCAAGTTCAAGTTGATTTTAAAAATATGCCTCATGGAAGAAAAGATCACGATTtactaatatttaaaaattatgttgtataa
- the LOC107759796 gene encoding putative late blight resistance protein homolog R1B-16 isoform X2, with protein MSFNNREGGKNKFLYRDNMGIKKKSRRETKLIDMESIQGGERSLAHATASTKHSLPSMEEEVVGFEDDAKSIIQQLTGGTKELDIISIVGMPGLGKTTLARKVFNYFIDNRYFDVRAWCSISKEYSSTKVFSEILKQVIGSMNGIRDEDIPHELRKSLMRKRYLIVLDDIWEVKAWEELRLSFPHGEDGSRVVVTTRDEQVVRQLKLHSNPYFLRFLTVDESWELLQKKVFQGEICPQELLEAGLRVAKNCKGLPLVIVLIAGIISKKRQASLWFKVANDLSSHALEEQSMKIIESSYDHLEDHLKACLLYMGLFPEDYNFPVSILLKLWIAENFVQNSDTDNLEEASKNFLNDLANKSLVMVSKRRDNGQIKYCTLHDVVREFCWRKLAKEKFMQLIIPYNPDQSLGATEPRLCMYVHNDLVKQLVEHEYSLDKIPMLAELSEVGSFAQCHGRSLEFIAHPKLYKWDLSLTNHVLLLDCIRLIRVLDLLNVYLEGRFWARAMQAVTHLRYLAIHTQQFRFPWVSHLLDLQTLRVGWQPISLGSKISPAGLWKMQKLRHVDIKEIKFAWEENDRAIFEESSQTVLPNLKSFGKCCIYLADMTPEFWWRFPNIEQLKLHIFEPKYRDFSTPEFDMPNLEELPLQSLEVGFSDMPETHDFGIGRGSCLVFPSNLKDLSIHSIILTEKIVLNIARLRNLERLKLRRILFKDKDIRCWDVGDYKFPALKYLILRGVHMTEWRSSEASFPVLEKLVIRRCEYLQEIPSSFADIQTLKLIRLRGCMKSVEDSALNIKKEVEDITGCDSLQVQVDFKNMPHGRKDHDLLIFKNYVV; from the exons ATGTCTTTCAACAACAGGGAAGGGGGAAAGAATAAGTTTCTGTACAGGGACAACATGGGAATCAAGAAGAAAAG CCGAAGAGAGACAAAGCTAATTGACATGGAGAGCATTCAGGGTGGTGAAAGATCTCTTGCTCATGCAACTGCTTCTACCAAACATAGTCTTCCATCAATGGAAGAGGAAGtagttggttttgaggatgatgCAAAAAGCATAATTCAACAATTGACTGGAGGAACAAAGGAACTAGACATTATCTCGATTGTTGGAATGCCAGGACTCGGCAAAACCACTTTGGCTAGAAAGgtgtttaattattttattgataATAGATACTTTGACGTTAGAGCATGGTGCTCTATTTCAAAAGAATATAGCTCGACGAAGGTGTTCTCTGAGATTCTTAAACAAGTCATAGGCAGTATGAATGGTATAAGAGATGAAGACATACCTCACGAGTTGCGAAAGAGTCTAATGCGCAAGAGATACCTCATCGTGTTAGACGATATATGGGAAGTTAAGGCATGGGAAGAGTTGCGATTATCTTTCCCACATGGTGAAGATGGAAGCAGAGTAGTGGTAACAACTCGAGATGAACAAGTGGTTAGGCAGCTTAAGCTCCACAGCAATCCATATTTTCTTCGATTTCTCACGGTGGATGAGAGCTGGGAATTACTCCAGAAGAAAGTTTTTCAAGGAGAAATCTGTCCACAAGAGTTACTCGAAGCAGGATTACGAGTTGCCAAAAACTGTAAAGGATTACCACTTGTGATTGTTTTGATTGCTGGAATTATTTCAAAGAAAAGGCAAGCCTCTTTGTGGTTTAAGGTCGCAAATGATTTAAGTTCCCATGCTTTAGAAGAGCAAAGCATGAAGATAATAGAATCAAGTTACGACCATCTGGAAGATCACTTAAAGGCTTGCCTTCTTTACATGGGATTGTTTCCAGAAGACTACAATTTTCCAGTTTCTATTTTACTTAAGTTGTGGATAGCTGAAAATTTTGTACAGAATTCGGATACAGATAACTTGGAGGAAGCATCTAAAAATTTCTTGAATGATCTAGCGAACAAAAGCCTTGTAATGGTTTCTAAAAGGAGAGATAATGGTCAGATAAAGTACTGCACTCTTCATGATGTAGTGCGTGAGTTTTGCTGGAGAAAACTTGCAAAAGAAAAGTTTATGCAGCTCATAATCCCATATAATCCAGACCAATCTTTAGGTGCAACGGAACCTCGGTTATGCATGTATGTTCATAACGATCTGGTCAAGCAGTTGGTGGAGCATGAATATTCATTGGATAAAATTCCAATGTTGGCGGAGTTGAGTGAAGTAGGATCATTTGCTCAATGTCATGGTAGGTCTCTTGAGTTCATTGCTCATCCAAAACTCTATAAATGGGACCTGAGTTTGACAAATCATGTCCTTTTACTTGATTGCATTAGACTTATTCGGGTGTTGGATTTGTTGAATGTCTACTTGGAGGGACGTTTTTGGGCTAGGGCAATGCAAGCAGTAACTCACTTGAGGTATCTTGCAATTCATACCCAACAATTTCGTTTCCCGTGGGTATCACACCTACTCGATCTACAAACTTTGCGGGTGGGGTGGCAACCTATTTCATTAGGAAGTAAGATATCCCCTGCTGGTCTTTGGAAAATGCAGAAGCTAAGGCATGTGGATATCAAGGAAATTAAATTCGCATGGGAAGAGAATGATCGAGCAATTTTCGAAGAATCTTCACAAACTGTGTTACCGAACTTGAAGTCTTTCGGGAAATGCTGTATATATTTGGCTGATATGACTCCGGAGTTCTGGTGGAGATTTCCAAATATTGAACAACTCAAGCTCCACATTTTTGAACCTAAATATCGTGACTTCTCCACACCAGAATTTGATATGCCAAATCTTGAAGAACTCCCACTTCAATCTCTCGAAGTGGGCTTCTCAGACATGCCAGAGACGCATGACTTTGGAATCGGAAGGGGCAGCTGTCTTGTTTTCCCCTCAAATCTAAAGGATTTGTCCATTCATAGCATTATCCTAACAGAAAAAATTGTTTTAAATATTGCAAGACTGCGAAATCTTGAGAGACTCAAACTACGTCGAATACTCTTCAAGGATAAAGATATCAGATGTTGGGATGTAGGTGATTACAAGTTCCCAGCACTCAAATATTTGATCTTAAGGGGTGTTCATATGACCGAATGGCGCTCCTCAGAGGCATCCTTTCCCGTGCTTGAGAAACTGGTTATACGTCGTTGTGAGTATCTTCAAGAGATCCCGTCTAGCTTCGCGGATATCCAAACACTGAAGTTGATCAGATTGAGGGGCTGCATGAAGTCAGTTGAGGATTCAGCCCTAAACATTAAAAAAGAAGTAGAAGATATCACAGGATGTGACTCTCTCCAAGTTCAAGTTGATTTTAAAAATATGCCTCATGGAAGAAAAGATCACGATTtactaatatttaaaaattatgttgtataa